One part of the Coffea eugenioides isolate CCC68of chromosome 10, Ceug_1.0, whole genome shotgun sequence genome encodes these proteins:
- the LOC113749390 gene encoding 28 kDa ribonucleoprotein, chloroplastic, with protein MALLRLLHLPSCPTNFFCFHQNPSSASPQPFTHKPPTLNATLSFPSLSFKLPFKSQRFNLFEFQVPFSAQAQPITQNSENAEKDNQEEEEEDDEGEGEEEEFSKTRILAQNVPWTSTVDDLRPLFEKYGTVVDIELSMYNKTRNRGLAFVSMASHEEALAAFRNLESYDYQGRVLKLSWAKPKKIKPAAPPKPKTLPIHNLFVANLHFAARAKDLKEFFNANNGNVVSAEIIFQDNPRRSAGYGFVSFNTKEEAEAALVGFQGKEFMGRPIRVARSRGFLRPQTKADVQSDITTAKSNSLEN; from the exons ATGGCACTTCTTCGTCTTCTCCATTTGCCATCATGTCCCACAAACTTCTTCTGCTTCCACCAGAACCCTTCCTCAGCTTCACCACAACCCTTCACTCACAAACCTCCCACGCTCAACGCCActctctcttttccctctctttcATTCAAACTCCCATTTAAGTCCCAAAGATTCAATCTTTTTGAGTTCCAAGTCCCTTTTTCAGCCCAAGCCCAACCCATTACTCAAAAttcagaaaatgcagaaaaagataaccaagaagaagaagaagaagacgacgaaggagaaggagaagaagaagaattctCTAAAACCAGAATTTTAGCTCAGAATGTTCCATGGACCTCCACTGTAGATGATCTTCGTCCTCTCTTTGAGAAGTATGGTACTGTTGTGGACATTGAG CTGTCAATGTATAACAAGACCAGAAACAGGGGTTTGGCATTTGTTTCAATGGCTTCACATGAGGAAGCTCTGGCTGCTTTCAGGAATCTCGAATCGTAT GATTATCAGGGTAGAGTGTTAAAGCTGAGTTGGGCTAAGCCGAAGAAAATCAAACCTGCTGCTCCTCCAAAGCCAAAGACATTGCCAATACACAACTTATTTGTGGCAAATTTACACTTTGCAGCCCGTGCCAAAGATCTCAAAGAGTTTTTCAATGCTAATAATGGAAATGTTGTTTCTGCTGAGATTATTTTTCAAGATAATCCTAGACGGTCTGCTGGTTATGGATTTGTTTCCTTCAATACTAAGGAGGAGGCTGAGGCTGCACTAGTAGGTTTTCAAGGGAAG GAGTTTATGGGGAGGCCAATTCGAGTGGCACGCAGTAGAGGATTTTTAAGACCACAAACAAAAGCTGATGTTCAATCTGATATTACCACAGCTAAGTCAAATTCTTTAGAGAATTGA